The Bradyrhizobium sp. B097 genome contains the following window.
GCCTCTCCGAAACGCTCCATCAGCTCTCCGGAGAACACCTTGCTGATCGCTCCATACTCCGGCGGAGTCATGCCGTCGGCTGCGAGCTCGGCACAATGCATCATCAAGAGACGGCCGATCTCGATCTCCGATGCCAGGGTCGCCATCCTGTCGCGGACGAGGGGGTCATCGGCCAGAGACGGATCGCCGATGACATGCAAACGCAGCTGCTCGAAGGCGTGTGCGACCTTCAGGACGATCCCGCCACCGACCAACCCTCGCTCGAAGGCCAGCGCGCCGGTCAGCACCTTCCAGCCGCCATTGACCTCGCCAACAAGGTTCTCGGCGGGGATCCGGACATTGTCGTAGAAGATGTTGGCAAAGGTGCCGTCATACATGGTGACAGATGGACGGATGGTGATGCCCGGCGCATCCATCGGCACGATGAACATGCTGATGCCGGCGTGCGGCGGCTTTGCATCCTTGTCGGTCCGCGCGGCGAGGAACATGTATTTGCCCCACCAGGTGGTGGTCCAGATCTTCTGGCCGTTGATCACCCAGTGCTCGCCGTCCCTGATCGCACTGGTGCGCAGCGCCGCGAGGTCCGAGCCCGCCTGCGGCTCGCTATAACCCATGCCGTGCATGGCTTCGCCGCGCAGGATTTCCGGAAGATATTTCTGCTGCTGCTCTGCCGTGCCGAACATCATCAGCGCGTTGGCCTGGATCGCCGCACCGATCCGTGGTGCCTCGCCCCGCTCCATCGTCTCCATGAAGGCGATCTGCTCCAGCGGTGAGCGCGCCTGGCCGCCGAACTGCTCCGGCCATCCGAGGCCGATCCATCCGGTCTCGCCGATACTTTGGGCGAAGCTCGCATCGAACTCGCGCTTGGCGAACGGCCTCTGGTCGAACGCCTGCTTCGTGTCTCCGGTCCAGTTTTGTTCGAGCCAGAGCCGGACCTGCTCGCGAAACGCATTTCCGGCGGGCCCGAGGTCATATTGCGGCAGCCCGGCGCCGCCCGCATCCAACAGTCGCGCGGCCAACCTTTGCTTTGCATCCGAGGCGCCGCCGAGCGCGATCGTATCGAGGTGCACGCGCTTGAAATGGATCGGCGCCTCGTGCTCCTCGGCATAGCCGATCGCACCGAATGTATGCTGGGTCTCCAGCGAGACCTGCCGCAGCGCATTGCCGGAGAACGCCGATGCGCAATCGGCGAAGTAGCGCCAATCGTCGTCGCCGCCATCATGCAGTCTGGCGGCATGCTCGAGGATCAGCCTGACGCCTTCGAGCGCGATCAGGCAATTCGCCAGCTTGTGCTGGATCGCCTGGAACTTGCCGATCGGTTGTCCGAACTGGTGCCGTTCCCTGGCGTAGTCCACGGCCAGCTCAAAGGCACGCCGCGCCGCGCCGTAAGCGCGCGCGGTCGACGCCGCCTTGCCCTTGATGCGGAGATCGTCCAGATCGACCATCCCGACCGGAATGCACGTGAGCGGCGCTGCGTTCAGCCTGACCTCGGAGAGCCCCCATGCCCCCATCGCGCGGGTCGCGACGCACTCGACACCGGGTCCGGCAAGATCGATCAGCGCAAGATGAGCCTGATCGAGCGCGACTAGAAGATGCGTGGCGGCTCCCGCAGTCTCGACGAAGCGGAGCACGCCCGTTGCCTTGCGGTCCGTGACTTCCACCGAGCCCGCCCCCGGATCGCGATCCAGCGCCCCGAACGAGAAGGCGACGATCGCCTTCCCGGAATGCGGCCGCTCCAGCAGATCCACCACGACGTCGTCCTGCGATCCGGAGATCGCAAGATTGGCGAGCGCCGCGGACCACATCGGCGCCGGACACCCGGCGCGGCCAAGCTCCGCCATGACGACGAGAATCTCGGCGAGCCCGCCTTCGCCGCCCTCCGCACCGAGCGCGGCGACGCCCTGCCCGACCAGCTTGCGCCAGATCGCCGACACCTCGTCCGGCGAGGACGACGCCGCTGCGCCGCGCGGACGCCAATGCTCGTCGAGGAAGCCGCGCAAGGAGTCGCGCAGCATCCCCGCGACATCGTCGTTCGACACTTCGGTCGCACTCACGGCCCGGCCCCGAGCTATGCCTGGCCGAACCTCGGCTTGCGCTTCTCCTTGAACGACATCGTCGCCTCCTTGTGGTCGGCGGTCTCGAACGTCACCTGCTCCAGTGCCATCGAGGCCTCCAACAGCATGTTCACGCGCTCCTTGACGATCTGGTTGATCGACAGCTTGGTCCAGCGAATGGCCCAGGTCGGACCGTTCGCGAGCTCGACCGCGATCTCGCGGGCCTTGGCCAACACTTCGGCGCGCGGCGCGACATGGTTGACCAGCCCGATCCGCTCCGCTTCCTTGCCCTTCAGCAGCGTGCCGCGGATCAGGAACTCCTTGGCCTTGTTGATGCCGACCAGCAGCGGCCAGATCACCGTGCCGCCGTCGCCCGCGACCAGGCCGACGCGTGAGACGTGGGTGTCGCCGATCCGCGCATCCTCAGCCATCACGGTGATGTCGCAGAGCAGCGCGTGGGTCGCAGCTAAGCCGATCGCGTCGCCATTGATCGCCGCGATGATCGGCTTGTCGAGCTCGAGCTGGCGGGTGACGCCGCGCCGGCTGATCATGGGATCGTGTACCTCGCCCTCCTCGAGCACGTCGCCGCCCGGCCGCTCGGACATCGCCTTTACGTCACCGCCGACGCTGAAGAAGTCGCCGGCGCCGGTCAGGACCACGGCATTGACGGCGTGATCGTCGGCGAGGTCGTCCCAGATCGTTCGCAACTCGCGGATCAGCTTCTGG
Protein-coding sequences here:
- a CDS encoding acyl-CoA dehydrogenase family protein, whose product is MSATEVSNDDVAGMLRDSLRGFLDEHWRPRGAAASSSPDEVSAIWRKLVGQGVAALGAEGGEGGLAEILVVMAELGRAGCPAPMWSAALANLAISGSQDDVVVDLLERPHSGKAIVAFSFGALDRDPGAGSVEVTDRKATGVLRFVETAGAATHLLVALDQAHLALIDLAGPGVECVATRAMGAWGLSEVRLNAAPLTCIPVGMVDLDDLRIKGKAASTARAYGAARRAFELAVDYARERHQFGQPIGKFQAIQHKLANCLIALEGVRLILEHAARLHDGGDDDWRYFADCASAFSGNALRQVSLETQHTFGAIGYAEEHEAPIHFKRVHLDTIALGGASDAKQRLAARLLDAGGAGLPQYDLGPAGNAFREQVRLWLEQNWTGDTKQAFDQRPFAKREFDASFAQSIGETGWIGLGWPEQFGGQARSPLEQIAFMETMERGEAPRIGAAIQANALMMFGTAEQQQKYLPEILRGEAMHGMGYSEPQAGSDLAALRTSAIRDGEHWVINGQKIWTTTWWGKYMFLAARTDKDAKPPHAGISMFIVPMDAPGITIRPSVTMYDGTFANIFYDNVRIPAENLVGEVNGGWKVLTGALAFERGLVGGGIVLKVAHAFEQLRLHVIGDPSLADDPLVRDRMATLASEIEIGRLLMMHCAELAADGMTPPEYGAISKVFSGELMERFGEAALDILGMRAALSEQMPGAIDNGRFEQNLRHSLMWVISIGTNEIQRSLIAQRALGLPR
- a CDS encoding enoyl-CoA hydratase-related protein, encoding MSNYANYECLTVEVADKVATVTLNRPQARNAINQKLIRELRTIWDDLADDHAVNAVVLTGAGDFFSVGGDVKAMSERPGGDVLEEGEVHDPMISRRGVTRQLELDKPIIAAINGDAIGLAATHALLCDITVMAEDARIGDTHVSRVGLVAGDGGTVIWPLLVGINKAKEFLIRGTLLKGKEAERIGLVNHVAPRAEVLAKAREIAVELANGPTWAIRWTKLSINQIVKERVNMLLEASMALEQVTFETADHKEATMSFKEKRKPRFGQA